A region from the Dendropsophus ebraccatus isolate aDenEbr1 chromosome 1, aDenEbr1.pat, whole genome shotgun sequence genome encodes:
- the LOC138786411 gene encoding olfactory receptor 5AR1-like, whose product MSTINRTHVVVFLFSGLTDDVNVAPILFVFFLKVYLVTLVGNAGMVALILKTPKLHTPMYFFLGYLSMVDLLYSSAISFKMLPDLISTKKIITFTGCTLQIFFLSAMAAAETFLLSCMSYDRYVAICHPLHYVSLMTKKKCWGLVLFSFTVGFLLSLAQTRCVLSLEFCGSNHITHFFCDVPPLLKLSCSDTFTCDMVTMLLISICGIGSLLTILVSYAFIVYSIFKIKSSEGRKKAFGTCSAHLTSVSISYGSVLFVYVRSPTSDFGDRDKVVAVFYSLIIPMLNPLIYSVRNQEVKRALKTATWRPRKFVNQKTST is encoded by the coding sequence ATGAGCACCATCAACAGGACCCATGTAGTGGTGTTTTTGTTTTCCGGACTAACCGATGATGTAAATGTGGCCCCTATTCTCTTTGTGTTCTTCTTGAAGGTCTACTTGGTGACGTTAGTGGGTAATGCTGGCATGGTGGCTCTTATCCTAAAAACCCCCAAGCTTCACACACCTATGTACTTCTTCTTAGGTTACCTGTCCATGGTGGACCTCCTCTACTCATCAGCCATAAGTTTTAAGATGCTACCGGACCTTATCTCTACGAAGAAGATCATCACGTTTACTGGTTGTACTCTTCAAATATTTTTCTTATCAGCTATGGCAGCTGCGGAGACTTTCCTTCTTTCTTGCATGTCCTATGACAGATATGTTGCTATCTGCCACCCCCTCCACTATGTCTCCCTTATGACCAAGAAAAAATGTTGGGGTCTTGTCCTCTTCTCTTTTACTGTTGGCTTCTTACTGTCATTGGCCCAGACCAGATGTGTGCTCAGTCTCGAGTTCTGTGGATCCAACCACATAACCCACTTCTTCTGTGATGTCCCTCCACTGCTCAAGCTGTCCTGTTCGGATACCTTCACCTGTGACATGGTGACCATGTTACTCATCTCCATATGTGGCATCGGGTCCTTGTTGACCATCTTGGTCTCGTATGCATTCATTGTTTATTCCATCTTCAAAATAAAGTCGTCGGAGGGAAGAAAGAAGGCTTTCGGTACGTGTTCTGCCCATCTCACGTCAGTCTCCATCTCATATGGCTCCGTCCTCTTCGTGTATGTACGATCTCCCACCAGTGACTTTGGTGACCGGGACAAGGTGGTCGCTGTCTTCTATAGTTTGATAATACCCATGCTGAATCCACTCATCTACAGTGTAAGGAACCAGGAGGTGAAGAGGGCCCTGAAAACTGCAACATGGAGACCACGGAAATTTGTCAATCAGAAGACTTCAACTTAG
- the LOC138786429 gene encoding olfactory receptor 5B12-like, translated as MDTINRTHVAVFLFSGLTDEVTLVPILFVFFLNVYLVTVVGNVGMVTLILKTPKLHPPMYFFLRYLSMVDLLYSSIITPKMLSDLIFTKKTITFTGCTLQFFFFAATAATEAFLLSSMSYDRYAAICHPLHYVSIMTKKKCWCLVVFSFTVGFLQSSAQTGCTFSMEFCGSNHITHFYCDVPPLLRLSCSDTFTCNMVTIFIISLCGIGSLLTILVSYTFIVSSILHIKSSEGRQKAFSTCSAHLMSVSILYGSVFFVYLRSPTSDFGERDKVVSVFYTVITPMLNPLIYSMRNQEVKRVLIKATTKKTLKLVNQKTP; from the coding sequence ATGGACACCATCAACAGGACCCACGTAGCAGTGTTTTTGTTTTCAGGACTGACTGATGAGGTCACTCTGGTCCCTattctttttgtgtttttcttgaaCGTCTATTTGGTGACAGTAGTCGGTAATGTTGGCATGGTGACTcttatcctgaaaacccccaaaCTCCACCCACCTATGTACTTCTTTTTGCGTTATCTGTCCATGGTAGACCTCCTCTACTCTTCTATCATAACTCCTAAGATGCTATCGGACCTTATCTTTACAAAGAAGACCATCACCTTTACTGGATGCACTctccaattctttttctttgcagCCACAGCAGCTACAGAGGCTTTCCTTCTCTCTAGCATGTCCTATGACAGATACGCCGCTATCTGCCACCCCCTCCACTATGTCTCCATAATGACCAAGAAAAAATGCTGGTGTCTTGTCGTCTTCTCTTTCACTGTTGGTTTCTTACAGTCATCGGCCCAGACTGGATGCACGTTCAGTATGGAGTTCTGTGGATCCAACCACATAACCCACTTCTACTGTGACGTCCCTCCACTGCTCAGGCTGTCCTGCTCGGATACCTTCACCTGTAACATGGTGACCATTTTCATTATTTCCCTATGTGGCATCGGGTCCTTATTGACCATTTTGGTCTCATATACATTCATTGTTTCTTCCATCCTCCATATAAAATCATCTGAGGGAAGACAGAAGGCCTTCAGTACATGTTCTGCTCATCTCATGTCAGTCTCCATCTTGTATGGCTCCGTCTTCTTTGTCTATCTACGATCTCCCACCAGTGACTTTGGTGAACGAGACAAGGTGGTCTCTGTATTCTATACGGTGATAACGCCTATGCTGAATCCACTCATCTACAGTATGAGAAACCAGGAGGTGAAGAGGGTTCTCATCAAAGCAACAACAAAGAAAACTTTAAAACTTGTCAACCAGAAAACTCCATAA
- the LOC138786421 gene encoding olfactory receptor 5B12-like, which produces MDTTNRTHVEVFLFSGLTDDVTLVPILFVFFLKVYLVTLVGNAGMVALVLRTSRLHTPMYFFLTFLSMVDLLYSSTITPKMLSDLISTKKTITFIGCTLQLFFLAALAATEAFLLSSMSYDRYAAICHPLHYVSIMTKKKCWCLVLFSFIVGFLQSSAQTRCVLSLEFCGSNLIAHFFCEGPPLLRLSCSDTFTCNMVTIFIISTCGVGSLLTILVSYAFIVSSILHIKSSEGRQKAFSTCSAHLTSVSILYGSVFFVYLRSPTSDFGKRDKVVAVFYSMIIPMLNPLIYSVRNQEVKRVLLTTVARRT; this is translated from the coding sequence ATGGACACCACCAACAGGACCCACGTTGAAGTGTTTTTGTTTTCAGGACTAACAGATGATGTCACTCTGGTCCCGATACTTTTTGTGTTCTTCTTGAAAGTCTACTTGGTGACGTTAGTGGGTAATGCTGGCATGGTGGCTCTTGTCCTGAGAACTTCCAGGCTCCACACACCTATGTACTTCTTCTTGACATTCCTGTCCATGGTGGACCTCCTCTACTCATCAACCATAACTCCTAAGATGCTATCGGACCTTATCTCTACGAAGAAGACCATCACGTTTATTGGTTGCACTCTTCAATTATTCTTCTTAGCAGCCTTGGCAGCTACAGAGGCTTTCCTTCTCTCTAGCATGTCCTATGACAGATATGCCGCTATCTGCCACCCCCTCCACTATGTCTCCATAATGACCAAGAAAAAATGTTGGTGTCTTGTCCTCTTCTCTTTTATCGTCGGCTTCTTACAGTCATCGGCCCAGACCAGATGTGTGCTCAGTCTCGAGTTCTGTGGATCCAATCTCATAGCCCACTTCTTCTGTGAAGGCCCTCCACTGCTCAGGCTGTCCTGCTCGGATACCTTCACCTGTAACATGGTGACCATTTTCATCATCTCCACATGTGGCGTCGGGTCCTTGTTGACCATCTTGGTCTCGTATGCATTCATTGTTTCTTCCATCCTCCATATAAAATCATCTGAGGGAAGACAGAAGGCCTTCAGTACGTGTTCTGCTCATCTCACATCAGTCTCCATCTTGTATGGCTCCGTCTTCTTTGTCTATCTGCGATCTCCCACCAGTGACTTTGGTAAGCGGGACAAAGTGGTCGCAGTCTTCTATAGTATGATAATACCCATGCTGAATCCTCTCATCTACAGTGTAAGAAACCAGGAGGTGAAGAGGGTCCTCCTGACAACAGTAGCACGGAGAACATAA